A window from Bacteroidetes Order II. bacterium encodes these proteins:
- a CDS encoding sensor histidine kinase — protein MNLKKRLINLLFEKDCMALWGKIIFPKDNNFVLLKNVIISTTCMLVVITIIDYSLLNISIYAVILLSFVTYTIAILAGVVNSLVLFSKYYYKHKSLILYVLGVIILLCVSLSLLVSINSYIAKKFSLDIVDYFYSNRYILLRFITILITVLITFFYDMMAVFINKVLVSNEQNIQSLSLLRTQLNPHFFFNALNNIYSFSFVGDSRAPQLILQLSDLMRYILYESNTSLITLEKDIDFLKKFCALQLVKYDYSNFDFTVNTTSAGLMVPPLLILPLIENMFIHGTAGVKSPFFKIEIKEQNGQVEVTTENFIGRSKSTNSSGVGLDNLRKRLELLFPGRYVLSLDNNNNALFHAKLSFSINI, from the coding sequence ATGAATCTTAAAAAAAGATTAATAAATCTTTTGTTTGAAAAAGATTGTATGGCATTATGGGGGAAAATAATATTCCCTAAAGATAATAATTTTGTTTTGTTGAAAAATGTAATAATTTCTACAACATGTATGCTTGTGGTTATTACAATTATAGATTATAGTTTATTAAATATTTCTATTTATGCAGTTATTTTATTGTCATTTGTGACATACACAATTGCTATTTTAGCAGGAGTTGTTAATAGTCTAGTATTGTTTTCTAAATATTATTATAAACATAAGTCATTAATATTGTATGTTCTTGGGGTAATTATTCTATTATGTGTTTCACTGTCTTTATTAGTTAGTATAAATAGTTATATTGCAAAAAAATTTTCATTAGATATTGTTGATTATTTTTATTCTAATCGTTATATCTTGTTAAGATTTATTACAATATTGATTACTGTTTTGATAACTTTTTTTTATGATATGATGGCAGTTTTTATCAATAAAGTGCTTGTATCAAATGAACAGAATATACAATCATTGTCTTTGTTAAGAACACAATTAAATCCACATTTCTTCTTTAATGCTCTAAACAATATATATTCGTTCTCTTTTGTTGGAGATTCTCGTGCACCTCAATTAATTCTTCAACTATCTGATTTAATGCGTTATATATTATATGAATCGAATACTAGTTTGATAACTTTGGAAAAAGATATTGATTTTCTGAAAAAATTTTGTGCATTGCAGCTTGTTAAATATGATTATTCAAATTTTGATTTTACTGTAAATACAACTTCAGCAGGTTTGATGGTTCCACCATTGCTTATACTACCGCTCATCGAAAATATGTTTATACACGGGACGGCTGGTGTTAAGAGCCCTTTTTTTAAAATAGAGATAAAAGAACAGAATGGACAAGTTGAGGTAACAACTGAAAATTTTATAGGGCGATCAAAGAGTACCAATTCTTCAGGAGTAGGCCTGGATAATTTACGAAAACGACTTGAATTGTTATTCCCAGGTAGATATGTTCTCTCGTTAGATAATAACAATAACGCCTTGTTTCATGCAAAACTTTCATTCTCTATAAATATATGA
- a CDS encoding response regulator transcription factor yields MNATCVIIEDEFPATQLLIKYIEITQGLTLLSMFSNADLALTYLQKNQPDIVFLDINLPEMSGLDLYRNLNIKPYTILTTAYNQFAIEGFDLGVVDYLLKPFSYDRFLMAITRAKERMGNKVNGRVPVEDDLFWVKSGYKTVKIKYNDILYIEGLREYVMYHLENGEQVISLNALKSLEELLAERHFIRIHKSYLVNVKKISMVEKKMLKIGMKSLPVGSTYRDNLTKVIRDNK; encoded by the coding sequence ATGAATGCAACTTGTGTCATCATTGAAGATGAATTCCCTGCTACACAACTTTTGATTAAATATATTGAAATAACGCAAGGTTTAACCTTGCTATCTATGTTCTCAAATGCCGATTTAGCATTGACATATTTGCAAAAGAATCAACCAGATATCGTGTTTCTGGATATTAATCTTCCTGAAATGAGTGGCTTAGATTTGTATAGAAATTTAAATATAAAACCTTACACAATTTTAACAACTGCATATAACCAATTTGCGATAGAGGGGTTTGATTTAGGGGTTGTTGATTATTTGTTGAAACCCTTTAGCTACGACCGTTTCTTGATGGCTATAACTAGAGCAAAGGAACGTATGGGTAATAAGGTCAATGGACGTGTACCAGTAGAAGATGATTTGTTTTGGGTAAAATCTGGTTATAAAACTGTTAAGATTAAATATAATGATATTCTTTACATAGAGGGTTTAAGGGAATATGTAATGTATCACCTTGAAAATGGAGAACAAGTTATTTCCTTAAACGCCCTGAAATCCCTTGAAGAATTATTAGCAGAAAGACATTTCATTCGAATTCATAAATCATATTTGGTTAATGTAAAGAAGATATCTATGGTTGAAAAAAAAATGTTAAAAATTGGTATGAAAAGCCTGCCGGTAGGGAGTACATATCGCGATAACTTAACAAAAGTTATTAGGGATAATAAATAA
- a CDS encoding TonB-dependent receptor plug domain-containing protein: MKSFRFTVLFLWGSSITLLAQNVHGVVLDGETGQSIPFANISLTSGRFITQADSLGRFFFAGTPTQIVCSFPGFEPTILKVSDTEKSLRCALRSTIWSVDITGEKHKFAPPLSTNSLQVSDLAGAPTVLEADIFRSLRMIPGVKQSSDFSSGLYIRGGSPDQTLILLDGATVFNPSHFFGFFSAFNPEAISTVTLHKGGAPASLGGRMGSVLSLESKEGGKPETSVSLGLLSFKGSTTGKYNRLHWMLGGRVSTLNPVLNLLNDSNTDIPEKLGFRDLNLRLKIAIGRKTSVHVTHFSSEDALKMSLLNGLGLDLWYKNALQVAEARTVYQKGKLIRLRLTQSRYHGKPVGTLGDTGAKRDSRVHETGAELSWMWEQPNAAWEAGLKTTQTDMIWQDWFAGIYVELPNHSGRQLLGYLQRNRNFPHGFGVQWGIRTTRTADGHFYPEPRVVIQKAQGAWQHEVAYNRSHQWLSLVSNEAFSGFDAWLLLPEDKSPSTTQQFSIGTKYRPDKQVEIQFDAYYRKMSRIFTLDPFLADLGNKPYAELLVWGEGKARGLEIQIRAKTNERLQWNATYVLSQTTRRFDALNNGRYFQPRYNRLHDLTLNAAFDLNKKWQIGTFFTWASGQPYTRPTGYAQLPNPFGTTFNNIGGTVWFSPALNNSTLPAYHRLDFNVSKSSLSRWGFLKKWTCSLFNVYNHRNVWYYTYNIQKTEPGRVAVRQLPFIPNLSFHAIF; encoded by the coding sequence ATGAAATCTTTTCGGTTCACGGTGCTTTTTCTTTGGGGTTCCTCAATAACCCTTTTAGCACAAAATGTACATGGCGTGGTCTTAGACGGTGAAACTGGCCAGAGCATCCCCTTCGCGAATATAAGTCTAACATCTGGTCGGTTCATTACACAAGCCGACTCTTTAGGGCGATTTTTCTTTGCAGGTACACCCACGCAGATTGTGTGCAGCTTTCCTGGTTTTGAACCTACGATTCTGAAGGTGTCGGATACCGAAAAAAGCCTTCGTTGTGCATTAAGAAGTACCATTTGGTCGGTGGACATTACAGGGGAAAAGCATAAATTCGCCCCTCCTTTATCTACAAATTCTCTTCAGGTGAGCGACCTGGCGGGTGCGCCCACTGTTTTGGAGGCGGATATCTTCCGATCACTGCGTATGATACCCGGTGTCAAGCAATCGTCCGACTTCTCGAGTGGTCTCTACATCCGGGGTGGAAGCCCAGACCAAACACTCATCCTCTTAGATGGAGCAACGGTGTTTAATCCCAGTCATTTTTTTGGATTTTTTTCCGCTTTCAATCCCGAAGCCATTTCAACCGTGACGCTGCATAAAGGTGGTGCTCCTGCCTCTCTGGGGGGACGCATGGGAAGCGTCTTATCCTTAGAGAGTAAAGAGGGCGGAAAACCCGAAACCTCGGTTTCTTTGGGGCTGCTCAGTTTCAAAGGAAGTACGACAGGAAAATATAACCGTTTGCATTGGATGCTTGGCGGGAGGGTCTCTACCCTCAATCCGGTTTTAAACCTGTTGAACGATTCTAACACTGATATACCGGAAAAACTGGGCTTTAGAGACCTGAATTTGCGCTTAAAAATAGCCATTGGTCGCAAAACCTCGGTACACGTCACGCATTTTTCCAGCGAAGATGCCTTGAAAATGTCACTGCTAAATGGCTTAGGGTTGGATCTTTGGTACAAAAATGCACTTCAGGTGGCCGAAGCCCGGACTGTATATCAAAAAGGGAAACTGATTCGCCTCCGACTTACGCAATCGAGGTATCATGGCAAGCCAGTGGGTACATTGGGAGATACGGGTGCAAAGCGGGATAGTCGCGTACACGAAACAGGGGCAGAACTCAGTTGGATGTGGGAGCAGCCAAATGCCGCTTGGGAAGCAGGTCTTAAAACAACCCAAACCGATATGATTTGGCAAGATTGGTTTGCCGGAATATATGTTGAACTGCCGAATCACTCTGGAAGACAACTCTTGGGATACCTCCAACGAAACAGAAATTTTCCACATGGCTTCGGGGTGCAATGGGGAATCCGAACAACCCGAACAGCCGATGGCCATTTCTATCCAGAACCACGTGTGGTCATCCAAAAAGCACAAGGAGCATGGCAGCACGAAGTGGCGTATAACCGTTCTCACCAATGGCTCTCCTTGGTGTCGAATGAGGCATTCTCTGGCTTTGATGCTTGGTTGTTACTTCCCGAAGATAAATCTCCCTCTACCACCCAACAATTTTCCATCGGCACCAAATACCGACCCGACAAACAGGTGGAGATTCAGTTCGATGCTTATTATCGAAAGATGTCTCGGATATTTACCTTAGATCCGTTCTTGGCCGATTTAGGCAATAAACCCTATGCCGAATTATTGGTTTGGGGCGAAGGAAAAGCCAGAGGTTTGGAGATTCAGATACGCGCCAAAACCAATGAACGACTACAATGGAATGCGACTTATGTCTTAAGCCAAACGACTCGTCGGTTTGATGCCCTGAATAACGGTAGGTACTTTCAACCACGGTATAACCGATTACATGACCTTACCCTAAATGCTGCTTTTGACCTGAATAAGAAATGGCAAATTGGAACCTTCTTTACCTGGGCCAGCGGCCAGCCCTATACCCGACCAACGGGTTATGCCCAATTGCCCAATCCGTTTGGGACTACCTTTAATAATATCGGTGGGACTGTCTGGTTTTCTCCTGCGCTTAACAATAGCACCCTACCAGCTTATCATCGGTTAGACTTTAATGTCTCCAAAAGCAGCCTATCGAGGTGGGGGTTTTTAAAAAAATGGACCTGTAGTTTGTTTAATGTGTACAACCACCGAAATGTATGGTATTACACTTATAATATCCAAAAAACGGAACCCGGAAGAGTAGCTGTCCGTCAACTTCCTTTTATTCCTAACCTGTCGTTCCATGCGATTTTTTGA
- a CDS encoding DUF4249 family protein, producing the protein MRFFDFIFRWCLTLTIAVLSGCDSAAPSETRLPLVEAYLQAEAPFPPVSVRETLFVHEAVFPDTYVPPKAQVKIHLIDKNGQIEETIFYALSSEVSGSYLPTSSLKTVLPNRQYRIEVTLLEQNKMITGETVVPDVLRLVNTNGKTFRYEQSPSYQATISPCKKEHEAKCHYIFSAESLDAQEDRVVPFWKPGNNPFNLDETPHVYSSPLFNEDNYEKDITGNIVINMLWISITHFGRTRVNLHNIDQNMVDFYRSQSQQQQQFGRFGPGEMPNAITHLAGGVGIFGSYSTLTNVIEVHP; encoded by the coding sequence ATGCGATTTTTTGATTTCATTTTTCGTTGGTGTTTGACCCTAACCATCGCAGTCCTTTCGGGATGTGATTCCGCTGCTCCATCTGAAACACGCCTGCCCCTTGTTGAAGCCTATCTTCAGGCAGAAGCGCCTTTCCCGCCTGTATCCGTGAGGGAGACCTTGTTTGTACACGAGGCCGTTTTTCCCGATACATATGTTCCTCCCAAAGCCCAAGTCAAGATCCACTTGATAGATAAAAACGGTCAGATTGAGGAAACCATTTTTTATGCCCTGTCATCCGAGGTGTCGGGTTCGTATCTTCCCACAAGCAGCCTTAAGACCGTACTACCAAATAGACAGTACCGCATTGAAGTAACGCTATTGGAACAAAACAAAATGATCACAGGAGAAACCGTCGTGCCGGATGTTTTGAGATTGGTTAATACAAATGGGAAAACGTTTCGGTACGAACAATCGCCTTCCTATCAAGCCACTATTAGCCCATGTAAAAAAGAACACGAGGCCAAGTGCCATTATATTTTTTCGGCAGAAAGTTTAGATGCGCAAGAGGATAGGGTTGTTCCCTTTTGGAAGCCCGGAAACAACCCCTTCAATCTGGATGAAACACCACATGTCTATTCTTCTCCGCTCTTTAATGAAGACAATTATGAGAAAGATATCACTGGTAACATTGTCATTAACATGCTATGGATTTCTATTACCCATTTTGGTAGAACAAGGGTCAATCTACACAACATAGATCAAAACATGGTGGATTTTTATCGCTCGCAATCCCAACAGCAGCAGCAATTTGGGCGTTTTGGGCCAGGAGAAATGCCCAATGCTATTACGCATCTGGCGGGTGGTGTAGGGATATTTGGAAGTTATAGCACCCTGACCAATGTCATTGAAGTTCATCCATAA